In Spiroplasma chinense, a single window of DNA contains:
- a CDS encoding proline racemase family protein, protein MDLKKSAIYAVESHTEGEPTRIILSGVPPLKGKTMAEKKDSLLNEHDWFRKLLMNEPRGHNDMFGAIVVPPCDPNADFGVLYTESAGCLNMCGHGTIGLATVLIETGMVEKKEPYTEIKLDTPAGFVVAKANIKNDKLTSVSVENVASFLYKENIELDVPEVGHIKFDISFGGSFFILLESSQLNLDIVQENDALFVEKGMKILKYVNEHVKVEHPINTYINKVDLIEFYEKPNDRHKDNYSNCVVFGLGQFDRSPCGTGTSAKVATLVARNELELGQEFIYESILGTKFIGKALSKTKVGDFDAIMPEITGKAWITGFSNYVVQPDDPFQEGFNPKVK, encoded by the coding sequence ATGGATTTAAAAAAATCAGCTATTTATGCCGTTGAATCTCATACAGAGGGAGAACCAACAAGAATAATTCTTTCAGGTGTTCCCCCTTTAAAAGGGAAAACAATGGCAGAAAAAAAAGATTCGCTGTTAAATGAACATGACTGATTTAGAAAATTATTAATGAATGAGCCAAGAGGACACAATGATATGTTTGGAGCTATTGTTGTTCCTCCTTGTGATCCCAATGCTGACTTTGGAGTTTTATATACTGAGTCAGCTGGTTGCTTAAACATGTGTGGTCATGGAACAATTGGTCTTGCTACTGTATTAATTGAAACTGGAATGGTAGAAAAAAAAGAACCATATACAGAAATAAAATTAGATACACCAGCAGGGTTTGTTGTAGCGAAAGCAAATATTAAAAATGATAAATTAACAAGTGTAAGTGTGGAAAATGTTGCATCATTTTTATACAAAGAAAATATTGAGCTGGATGTTCCTGAAGTAGGACATATAAAATTTGATATTTCATTTGGAGGAAGTTTCTTTATTCTTTTAGAATCAAGTCAATTGAATTTAGATATAGTTCAAGAAAATGATGCATTGTTTGTAGAAAAAGGGATGAAAATACTAAAATATGTTAACGAACATGTAAAAGTAGAACACCCAATAAATACTTATATTAACAAAGTAGATTTAATAGAATTTTATGAAAAACCAAATGACAGACATAAAGATAATTATTCAAATTGTGTGGTATTTGGTTTGGGTCAATTTGATAGAAGTCCTTGTGGAACAGGGACTAGCGCAAAAGTTGCAACTCTTGTAGCAAGAAATGAACTTGAATTAGGACAAGAATTTATTTATGAATCAATTCTGGGAACTAAATTTATTGGAAAAGCATTGTCAAAAACTAAAGTTGGAGACTTTGATGCAATAATGCCTGAAATTACAGGAAAAGCTTGAATAACAGGTTTTTCAAATTACGTAGTTCAACCAGATGATCCTTTTCAAGAAGGGTTTAACCCGAAAGTTAAGTAA
- the prdA gene encoding D-proline reductase (dithiol) proprotein PrdA → MSLSKEKIEKIKDKVAFTCCRFEAGKTIDESVLEDPALLPDFVDSGLIVVPDNVLKVREVIGAKLKVTVDALTPLTTDNVENIVSSSEPEKVEENVASVNQQVETQQVAFQTQPQMVTSAVQSNGMVNINIGKGENISISFPAGGGVSTPQPIYNEPITVEGKTSPTASQTVEQETVIRELKKEYIKVDKVELGTNTKLENGVLTLNKSLAKKAIARGNGIVKKFEYEVITEKDYGKVIDTIMDIQPIATKVEGELGQGVTRVLDKVVIMLTGIDGNKKQIGEFGSSEGEIDRNVMWGRPGAPDKGDIFIRCHVVIEANAGMERPGPLAAHMAADVIAQEIRDELKKATSVTVAKTEEFKHTRRPGKPKVCVLKEIMGQGAMHDNLILPVDPVGTVGAVPNVDLGNLPIAISPLELLDGGVHALTCIGPASKETSRHYFREPLVIRALSDPEIDFVGLVLVGSPQVNNEKFYVSKRVGMLFEYIKPDGVIITTEGFGNNHIDFAEHHRMIGQRDIKVVGMTYSAQQGGLVVGNEYMYAMVDLNKAQQGIENEILSNNTLSPEDAIRAVEMLKSIMAGNEIEEAERRWDPSVKLKNVKTIEDALGEKIVLELNEQSLEKSKKRREIYEKE, encoded by the coding sequence ATGTCTTTAAGTAAAGAAAAAATTGAAAAAATAAAAGATAAAGTTGCCTTTACTTGCTGTCGTTTTGAAGCAGGTAAAACAATTGATGAATCTGTTCTTGAAGATCCAGCTCTTCTTCCTGACTTTGTAGATTCTGGTCTAATTGTAGTACCAGATAATGTACTGAAAGTTAGAGAGGTAATAGGAGCAAAATTAAAAGTTACAGTGGATGCGCTTACTCCGTTAACAACAGATAATGTTGAAAACATTGTTTCATCAAGTGAACCAGAAAAAGTTGAAGAAAACGTTGCAAGTGTTAATCAACAAGTTGAAACACAACAAGTGGCATTTCAAACTCAACCACAAATGGTAACAAGTGCTGTTCAATCAAATGGAATGGTGAATATAAATATTGGAAAAGGAGAAAACATTAGTATTTCTTTTCCAGCAGGGGGTGGAGTTAGTACTCCACAACCAATCTATAATGAACCAATAACTGTTGAAGGAAAAACTTCTCCAACAGCTTCACAAACAGTTGAACAAGAAACTGTAATAAGAGAACTAAAAAAAGAATATATAAAAGTTGATAAAGTAGAACTTGGAACTAATACAAAATTAGAAAACGGCGTTCTAACTTTAAATAAAAGTTTAGCTAAAAAAGCTATTGCCAGAGGTAATGGTATTGTAAAAAAATTTGAATACGAAGTAATTACTGAAAAAGATTACGGAAAAGTAATTGATACAATTATGGATATTCAACCAATTGCTACAAAAGTTGAAGGCGAATTGGGTCAAGGAGTAACAAGAGTACTTGATAAGGTTGTAATAATGTTAACTGGAATTGATGGAAATAAAAAACAAATTGGAGAATTTGGTTCATCAGAAGGTGAAATTGATAGAAACGTTATGTGAGGAAGACCTGGAGCTCCTGATAAAGGAGACATCTTTATTAGATGTCATGTTGTAATTGAAGCAAACGCAGGAATGGAAAGACCTGGACCATTAGCAGCCCATATGGCAGCTGATGTTATTGCTCAAGAAATTCGTGATGAACTTAAAAAAGCTACTAGTGTAACTGTTGCAAAAACAGAAGAATTCAAACACACTCGTAGACCTGGAAAACCAAAAGTTTGTGTTCTTAAAGAAATTATGGGACAAGGTGCAATGCACGATAACTTGATATTACCAGTTGATCCTGTTGGAACAGTTGGAGCTGTTCCCAATGTAGACTTAGGTAACTTACCTATTGCAATTTCACCACTTGAGTTACTAGATGGAGGGGTTCATGCATTAACTTGTATTGGGCCAGCATCAAAAGAAACTTCAAGACATTACTTTAGAGAACCGTTAGTTATAAGAGCATTGAGCGATCCTGAAATTGATTTTGTAGGATTAGTTCTTGTAGGTTCTCCGCAAGTAAATAACGAAAAATTCTATGTTTCAAAAAGAGTGGGTATGTTATTTGAATACATTAAACCTGATGGGGTAATTATTACAACAGAAGGATTTGGAAATAACCATATCGACTTTGCAGAACATCATAGAATGATAGGTCAAAGAGATATCAAAGTTGTAGGAATGACTTATTCTGCACAACAAGGTGGACTTGTTGTTGGAAATGAATATATGTATGCAATGGTTGACTTGAACAAAGCTCAACAAGGAATTGAAAACGAAATTCTTTCTAACAATACCCTTTCACCAGAAGATGCTATTCGTGCTGTTGAAATGTTGAAATCAATAATGGCAGGAAATGAAATCGAAGAGGCAGAAAGACGTTGAGACCCAAGTGTTAAATTAAAAAATGTTAAAACTATTGAAGACGCCTTGGGAGAAAAAATTGTTTTAGAACTAAACGAACAATCTCTTGAAAAATCTAAAAAACGTAGAGAGATTTATGAAAAAGAATAA
- a CDS encoding CBO2463/CBO2479 domain-containing protein, translating into MLVDIDNIRLFEGIITEVTDVSVSVDLAGRMGMMRVPLRMVITDKKLEVGQKVSINMSYIEVI; encoded by the coding sequence ATGTTAGTAGATATTGATAACATTAGACTTTTTGAAGGAATAATTACAGAAGTTACTGACGTTAGTGTAAGTGTTGATCTTGCAGGACGTATGGGAATGATGAGAGTTCCTTTAAGAATGGTCATAACAGATAAAAAATTAGAAGTAGGACAAAAAGTTTCTATAAACATGAGTTATATAGAAGTAATTTAG
- the prdC gene encoding proline reductase-associated electron transfer protein PrdC — MVFTALKILLKQHVGVPCKPIVESGDVVKRGQLIAIPNGLGTNIHSSFSATIGEVTPEYIELIEYDLNEDDSNFVKLDGKLSKLELIQNAGIVGAGGAGFPTFEKFKFQFEDKDNGKIIINAAECEPILHHNISFIEDNVEVLISGLKDLMEITNAKKGYFATKHKYTKAFLTIRKAIEEEKDIELFDLTDMYPAGDERVIIREITGIELQPGELPWKTKCIVTNVETVKNVYRAINELRPVITKDITIGGRLKDVDASDGKVYLDVPIGLPAEEILKGVFGPMDPSGPLYVGGPFTGQIRKMDSPVTKTSGGFLVATPLFEFKEEKFGLIGCECGAQLDELRELAQLMGGEVVAEKNCKRMEPDPNGRLRCNLPGICPGQAPTVLALKKQGATAILIGTCESRTNTVAKVTPNMGLKLIHKTDFVLRAASHRLFRRIED; from the coding sequence TGTAAACCAATCGTTGAAAGTGGCGATGTGGTAAAAAGGGGACAGTTGATAGCTATACCAAATGGCTTGGGAACCAACATACATTCTAGTTTTAGTGCAACTATTGGAGAGGTTACTCCAGAGTATATAGAGTTGATTGAGTATGATTTGAATGAGGATGACTCGAATTTTGTAAAACTAGACGGAAAACTATCTAAATTAGAACTTATCCAAAATGCTGGAATAGTAGGAGCTGGTGGAGCTGGCTTTCCTACTTTTGAAAAATTCAAATTTCAATTTGAAGACAAAGATAATGGAAAAATAATCATTAACGCTGCGGAATGTGAACCAATACTTCACCATAACATTTCATTTATTGAAGATAATGTTGAAGTTTTGATATCAGGTCTTAAAGATCTGATGGAAATCACAAACGCTAAAAAAGGTTATTTTGCCACTAAGCATAAATACACAAAAGCTTTTTTAACTATTAGAAAAGCTATTGAAGAAGAAAAAGACATCGAATTATTTGACCTAACAGATATGTACCCTGCAGGGGATGAAAGAGTAATTATTAGAGAAATCACAGGTATAGAATTACAACCTGGAGAATTACCTTGAAAAACTAAATGCATTGTTACAAATGTTGAAACTGTAAAAAATGTTTATAGAGCTATTAACGAGTTAAGACCCGTTATAACTAAAGACATTACAATTGGTGGAAGATTAAAAGATGTTGATGCTTCAGATGGAAAAGTTTACTTAGATGTGCCAATTGGTTTACCTGCAGAAGAAATTCTTAAAGGTGTTTTTGGACCAATGGACCCGTCAGGACCACTTTATGTTGGTGGTCCATTTACAGGACAAATCAGAAAAATGGACTCCCCGGTTACTAAAACTAGTGGGGGTTTTTTAGTTGCTACCCCTTTATTCGAATTCAAAGAAGAGAAATTCGGATTGATTGGATGTGAATGTGGAGCTCAATTAGATGAATTAAGAGAGCTTGCACAATTAATGGGAGGCGAAGTTGTTGCAGAAAAAAATTGCAAAAGAATGGAGCCAGACCCTAACGGAAGATTGAGATGTAACTTGCCCGGTATTTGTCCCGGACAAGCGCCAACAGTATTGGCATTAAAAAAACAAGGAGCTACAGCAATATTGATAGGGACATGTGAATCCCGGACAAACACCGTTGCTAAAGTAACTCCAAATATGGGATTAAAATTAATCCATAAAACTGACTTTGTATTAAGAGCTGCGAGTCACAGATTGTTTAGAAGAATCGAAGATTAA
- the prdB gene encoding D-proline reductase (dithiol) protein PrdB codes for MAIKGFKSEIYVPITPPPVWAPVTKKLSEMNVSLVTAAGVHLKKDKPFNLAGDTSYRLIPSETPVEELMVSHGGYDNGDVNKDINCMFPIDRLRELADEGFIKGVSPVLVGTMGGGGNQHVFTDETGPKIAEILKEEKTDAVVLTAGRGTCHRTAVIVQRAIEEAGIPTIMIAALPPVCSQNGTPRAVAPLVPMGANAGEPNNKEMQTNILRDTLEQLVEIDQAGKIVPLPYEYHANI; via the coding sequence ATGGCAATAAAAGGATTTAAATCTGAAATTTATGTTCCAATTACTCCGCCACCAGTTTGAGCGCCAGTTACAAAAAAACTTTCAGAAATGAATGTTAGTCTTGTAACTGCAGCTGGGGTTCATCTAAAAAAAGATAAACCTTTTAATTTGGCGGGAGATACTTCATATAGATTAATTCCATCTGAAACACCAGTTGAAGAACTTATGGTTTCTCACGGTGGTTACGATAATGGGGATGTTAATAAAGATATTAACTGTATGTTCCCAATCGATAGACTACGTGAATTAGCAGATGAAGGATTTATCAAAGGAGTTTCTCCGGTTTTGGTTGGAACAATGGGTGGAGGTGGAAACCAACACGTTTTCACCGATGAAACTGGACCTAAAATTGCAGAAATTTTAAAAGAAGAAAAAACTGATGCTGTTGTGTTAACTGCAGGCCGGGGAACTTGTCACAGAACTGCAGTTATTGTACAAAGAGCTATTGAAGAGGCTGGAATACCGACAATTATGATTGCGGCATTACCACCAGTCTGTTCACAAAATGGTACTCCAAGAGCGGTTGCTCCATTGGTTCCAATGGGGGCAAACGCAGGAGAACCTAATAACAAAGAAATGCAAACAAATATTTTAAGAGATACTTTAGAACAACTTGTGGAAATTGATCAAGCTGGAAAAATCGTACCTCTTCCTTATGAATATCATGCAAATATTTAA